Proteins encoded in a region of the Planococcus shixiaomingii genome:
- a CDS encoding Asp23/Gls24 family envelope stress response protein, whose amino-acid sequence MAEKTVSYVQMKPKGAQDLGNIQVAPEVLEIIASIAATDIEGVASMRGTFTSGVAERLGKKVHGKGVKTELVDDELMIDIYCVINYGVSIPKTALKIQEQVRQTLLNMTSLQTQEVNVHITGVQFETQHVVE is encoded by the coding sequence CCAAAAGGCGCTCAAGATTTGGGCAATATCCAAGTGGCACCTGAAGTTCTGGAAATAATCGCCAGTATTGCGGCGACTGACATTGAAGGCGTGGCTAGCATGCGCGGCACCTTCACTTCGGGAGTCGCAGAACGTTTAGGGAAAAAAGTCCATGGCAAAGGCGTGAAAACGGAGCTTGTGGACGATGAATTGATGATTGATATTTATTGTGTCATCAATTACGGAGTTTCTATCCCTAAGACGGCTTTAAAAATCCAGGAACAAGTCCGCCAAACGCTGTTGAATATGACATCCCTACAAACACAAGAAGTGAATGTCCACATTACCGGCGTGCAATTCGAAACCCAGCACGTGGTAGAATAA
- the nusB gene encoding transcription antitermination factor NusB codes for MKRHEAREKALQTLFQLDGTELTIDEAIDHVMADERDNFYDLLVQGTHTNMAVIDDKLKGHLENWSLERLPKIERTILRMAVFELSFMEDAPSRVIMNEAIELSKTFGDEKSSRFVNGVLSKFTDELEN; via the coding sequence ATGAAACGACATGAAGCACGAGAAAAGGCGCTCCAAACCTTATTTCAATTAGACGGCACCGAATTGACGATCGATGAAGCGATTGATCATGTTATGGCGGACGAGCGCGATAATTTTTACGATTTGCTTGTTCAAGGCACCCATACCAATATGGCAGTGATAGATGATAAACTGAAAGGCCATTTGGAAAACTGGTCGCTTGAACGTTTGCCTAAAATTGAACGGACCATTCTTAGAATGGCAGTATTTGAATTGAGCTTTATGGAAGATGCGCCGTCACGGGTCATCATGAACGAAGCGATTGAGCTGAGCAAGACGTTTGGCGATGAAAAATCAAGCCGTTTCGTGAATGGTGTATTGTCTAAGTTTACTGATGAACTAGAAAATTGA
- the xseA gene encoding exodeoxyribonuclease VII large subunit: protein MSTDPYLSVKALTKYIKKKFDADPHLRDVYVKGELSNVKIHTSGHIYFTLKDNAARLPAVMFAANARSVKFKPESGMTVLIRGDVTVYEASGQYQLYAQSMQSDGIGDYYLAFEQLKEKLAKEGLFNAAHKKRFPRFPKKIAVITAQTGAAVRDIIITLNRRYPLAKVVLYPTLVQGTGAAPSIVKSIQTANQGDYDVMIVGRGGGSIEDLWAFNEESVARAIFESRIPVISAIGHETDTTIADFVSDLRAATPTAAAELAVPSKTELLDRVLSYQSGMYRTIANVISKDKAALNRLTSSFPLAYPDRLYRPFIERIERATESLQRETVQQLNRSKERHSNLNNQLQSRVPLKRIKQSEMDIDNLSRRLNQGMDRSLRNNSQQLGSAMRTLDALSPLKIMDRGYSIPYKNGEVVKSISQVAKGDQIAISMTDGTVNATVEDTIPTSKGDS from the coding sequence GTGTCGACCGACCCATACTTAAGCGTTAAGGCGCTGACAAAATACATAAAAAAGAAATTCGATGCCGATCCCCACTTAAGGGACGTTTACGTCAAAGGGGAATTATCGAACGTCAAGATCCATACGAGCGGCCATATTTATTTCACGTTGAAAGACAATGCTGCGCGGCTTCCGGCCGTCATGTTTGCGGCAAATGCCAGATCAGTGAAATTCAAACCGGAAAGCGGGATGACCGTATTGATCCGAGGGGACGTTACGGTTTATGAAGCTTCCGGCCAATACCAGCTCTATGCCCAGTCGATGCAATCGGACGGCATCGGCGATTATTATTTGGCGTTTGAACAACTGAAAGAAAAATTGGCCAAAGAGGGCTTGTTCAATGCGGCTCATAAAAAGCGCTTTCCGCGTTTCCCGAAAAAGATCGCGGTGATTACCGCGCAAACAGGAGCTGCGGTACGGGATATTATCATTACCCTTAACCGCCGTTATCCGCTTGCAAAAGTTGTTTTGTATCCGACGCTGGTACAAGGTACAGGAGCAGCGCCGTCAATCGTCAAGTCGATTCAAACAGCCAATCAAGGCGATTACGATGTCATGATTGTCGGGCGCGGAGGCGGATCGATCGAAGATTTATGGGCATTCAATGAAGAAAGTGTGGCACGCGCCATCTTCGAATCGCGCATCCCGGTCATCTCGGCTATTGGTCATGAAACCGATACGACAATCGCCGATTTTGTGTCGGACTTGCGGGCAGCCACACCAACAGCGGCCGCAGAACTGGCAGTACCGAGCAAGACAGAATTGCTGGACCGCGTGTTGAGCTACCAGTCCGGCATGTACCGGACGATCGCGAATGTCATTTCAAAAGATAAAGCGGCCTTGAACCGTTTGACATCTTCATTCCCGCTCGCTTATCCAGACCGTCTGTACAGGCCGTTCATCGAACGCATCGAGCGGGCAACCGAGTCGCTGCAGCGAGAAACAGTCCAGCAGCTGAACCGTTCGAAAGAGCGCCATTCCAACTTAAACAATCAATTGCAAAGCCGGGTTCCGTTAAAACGCATCAAGCAATCCGAAATGGACATCGACAATTTATCGCGCCGCTTGAATCAAGGAATGGACCGCAGCTTGAGAAACAACTCACAGCAGCTTGGTTCCGCGATGCGTACACTTGACGCCTTGAGCCCATTGAAAATCATGGACCGCGGCTATTCCATTCCCTATAAAAACGGTGAAGTCGTAAAAAGCATTTCGCAAGTAGCAAAAGGGGACCAGATCGCCATTTCCATGACGGATGGTACTGTGAATGCCACTGTAGAAGATACGATCCCAACGAGTAAAGGAGATTCATAA
- the folD gene encoding bifunctional methylenetetrahydrofolate dehydrogenase/methenyltetrahydrofolate cyclohydrolase FolD, whose amino-acid sequence MTATVIDGKAVSLKIKEQVQMRVETLKQQGVVPGLAVVLVGDNSASLTYVKNKQKTCEALGMRSDLLQFPESMAEADLLSTIDKLNNDPGIHGILVQLPLPSHIDEFSVIMAIDPQKDVDGFHPVSVGNMVIGHETLLPCTPHGIIKLLEHYDINPEGQHVVVIGRSNIVGKPVGQMLLQKNATVTFCHSKTQDLAKHTKQADIVIVAIGVAKFLNSKHLKSGAVVIDVGMNRDEKGKLCGDVDYEDVLETASFVTPVPGGVGPMTIAMLMENTVQSAENGLTKDKTGTTM is encoded by the coding sequence GTGACTGCTACAGTAATCGATGGAAAAGCAGTAAGCCTAAAAATTAAAGAGCAAGTTCAAATGCGCGTCGAAACATTAAAACAACAAGGGGTGGTGCCAGGCCTTGCTGTCGTACTGGTCGGGGACAACTCTGCCTCTCTTACATATGTAAAAAACAAGCAAAAAACGTGTGAAGCGCTCGGCATGCGATCGGATCTGCTTCAATTTCCGGAAAGTATGGCAGAAGCGGACCTTTTGTCGACAATCGATAAGCTGAACAACGATCCGGGAATCCATGGCATATTGGTGCAATTGCCTTTGCCGTCACACATTGATGAATTCAGTGTGATTATGGCTATCGATCCGCAAAAAGATGTTGACGGATTCCATCCGGTTTCAGTCGGCAATATGGTGATCGGCCATGAAACTCTTTTGCCTTGCACGCCGCATGGCATCATCAAACTGTTAGAACACTATGATATCAATCCTGAAGGCCAGCACGTAGTGGTCATTGGCAGAAGCAACATAGTCGGCAAACCAGTCGGCCAAATGCTGTTGCAAAAAAATGCGACGGTGACCTTTTGCCATTCGAAAACTCAGGATTTGGCCAAACACACGAAACAAGCGGATATCGTGATCGTGGCAATCGGCGTTGCAAAATTTTTAAACTCCAAACACCTCAAATCCGGGGCTGTTGTTATCGATGTCGGGATGAACCGTGATGAAAAGGGCAAATTATGCGGGGATGTCGATTATGAAGACGTTCTTGAAACAGCTTCCTTTGTGACGCCTGTTCCAGGCGGAGTCGGTCCGATGACCATTGCTATGCTGATGGAAAATACCGTTCAATCAGCGGAAAATGGTTTGACAAAAGACAAAACCGGCACAACCATGTAA